The sequence below is a genomic window from Ciona intestinalis chromosome 1, KH, whole genome shotgun sequence.
tattttaatcattttttttcaacaggCGCTCGCGATTGTATCGGCCAACAATTGGAACATGGAAAAGACGGAAAACCGCACGGAAGTTCCGGCCATGGAAAAACGACGGGATTCAGTAAGTACTGTAAACAATTATAAGtgaagttttaaaagtaattagtAAAGttcaagaataaacaaatgacTCTAATGGTGATTAATTTTGGTTGTGCCAAAGCAATTAATGACAACGTCTTGGTAAAACTCCTACCTGGTAAGTCAGCGCGTATAACGAGCTGCAAAACCTCTCGCCGTGGTTGTAAAACAGTGCGTATCAAACTGTATTGGGTAACGGTCTCAGATATAATTTCACtgataaaaattaatcaatgaaACAGTTTCGGTATGTGAGTAATTTTGTAAatcaaaggttttaaaattttccacaAACTGATACAAAAACCAAGTGGGCTATGACTCCGTATACGTCCACACCATGATACATGCAATGGTCTGCCCAGCTTTTTCCTACGTGCCATTTAACGTTCTATTTTTAATCACAGGGAAACCACGCCAACAATCCTCAAAACGAACCGTTGGATCTTTCAGCTAAGAAAAGAAACGAACGAGTTTCGGAATCCGGTATCCCTTCTTCAGGTACATTTGAATACATTTTCGTTTTGATTAACACTCTTTTTTGCACTTTTcacccatagcgtgttttagcAACTGACATTTTGCTGTCGACATCTTTCTctacgtttttttaataaacactaTCTTCGCTATTGCTTTCGaaaagataattaaaaattaatttatgtgatatttttcaaatttattttaataaaataccatTTCTAAATGTACAAAACTTTTACACAGCTGTAATGACGACACCCAACACTGCAGTTCAAGCATTTCAGCAggtattgtttgaaaacaTTATCACATTGTCGTTATAACTAATTGTCTTGCGTTATTTCGTCATAACACGAACTGTTATAAATAACAGCAATTGTCACGTAGATGATCCGTAACAATGCAATGTCATCGAATGCGTTCACGAGCCTCTTTCCCGGTGGAATCCCACTAAGTCCACAAACACTGACCAGCCCAGCCGCCTTATCGCCGCCAATGTAAGTAAACAAatcaaacaataaatacaaaaatataattatgtacGTAAACATGTTGACGTGAACAATAATTACAAAGCGTAAAATACActaaaatgtgacgtcacactgaactatgacgtcatacaaaACTGTGCCGTCTGACGTTTATATCCTTGACCACAATACTCTAAAGATATACTGTCCCAACATTCAACACCGAACGGGTTCAAGTCAAtaactttcttttatttttccagACCCCCCGAAGTATTGTACGCACAACAGCTACAGGTGAATATTACATTGTTATCTATttattaaggtggctgtacactgtatccggcatgcgaattcgcctgcgaagtcgtatgcaaacccattaccgacaaaacggacgaatttcggatactgtgtacagccacctttacagtttaaataaatgaatgcaaccaAACGGTAGTTGCATTTACATAGAATAAGAAACAGTTTGATTTTTGCATGCAATATTgtactgtattttaaatgctAGTTGCTGAACAGTTTCACCATTATCTTTATTTTGACAAATTTTATCCTGGTGAACCCGATCTGATTAGGATATCGGAAGGTTGCCCCGTGGAATAAATTACcattaaagcatttttttaattaaagcagattatttttaaaatatattctttgttgttttcagCATTATCTATCCTCTGGATTGTACCCGTTAGATGGCGCCAATGTTTTACGAAATCAAATGAACCAATCAGCTGCAAGCAACTTCTCGGTCAAGCGAGGTCGGCCAAAGAAGAGGTCGTTTGGAGATGCCAACTCGCCAAGTATGTAGTTTGGACGTGCATTAGTTGATCGTACTTAATGTTAATATAGATTATAGTGCtaaaagtaactttgtggatctTCTATTTAGCTCGATCGTGACTGTAATTTAGATGCgagtattttctatttttgaaCCATGTAGTTTATAAGATTCTTCATAGAAAATAACCGCAGTGTTCTTAATTACACTTTtcttgttttagtttgtttaccCGCGgcatattttaacgactgtcgttttgctggtgattcccttctctttgctgttttaattatctGATATTGGTtactgaatttaaaaaaaaagtaaactatgttattttaaaatgcttttgtATTTAGATCGCCTCAATCCGAACAAACAGTTTCTGTACGACTCCATGCCAACTCGACGTGGGCCGCCATTTTCCGAGCGAGACATCGGCTTCTCACTGTCTGGTCCGCGGCAAAATGGCGACCGACTTTCGGCGGCAGTACCTCATATTTCCCCGATGCCAACAGACATGCCGTACAAGTGTGACATCTGCGACAAGTCATTCCAAAAACAAAGCTCCCTTACAAGACATAAATATGAACACACAGGTAAACATTGAGCTTTTacaaatatgtatttaaataaattgtcgTATAGCATTTTATTTCTCAAGAAGTGAAACGCCTATCTAGCGTAAACATTGAGCTTTTACAACAGGTAAACATTGAGCTTTTacaaatatgtatttaaataaattgtcgTATAGCATTTTATTTCTCAAGAAGTGAAACACCTATCTAGCGTCTGTTcaatttgtttgaatgttcggtaataatgtatagtaggatgggaaaagacgggacaccttttcattctattttctcgtcccatttgggagtaaatattcaaagaaatataacacTGTAACCTAACGACTACTATATAGACCcctgttaagtgtttaaaacttgatcaggatatttggatattatgtgctaaaggtgtcccattttcccccacagtTCCATACAATAGCATTGTAGGGGTCCGATTTTAAGCGTAACAGCATAATAATTATTCATACACATTCCAGGCAAAAGACCCCACCATTGCAACGAATGCGGGAAGTCGTTTAAACACAAACATCATCTTATTGAACATCAGCGGCTTCATAGCGGGGAAAAGCCGTATCAGTGCGATAAATGCGGGAAGCGCTTTTCACATTCCGGTACGTGTTGCGTGACTTTATGGCTAAAATTATGGCTTAAACTTTACAGCTAAAAATTATGGCTCAAACTTTAGGGCTAAAAATTAGGGGCTCAAACTTTATGGCTAGATTTTTGCTTAAACTTTACAGCTAAATATTATGGCTAAATTTTGGCTTACTTTTCTGTAGCTAAAAATTATAGATTGAACTTTATGGATAAAAATATAGCTTTAACTTTATGGCCAAAAATGATGGCTTATACCTTATGGCTAAAAATTATGGCTTATACTTTATGGCCAAAAATGATGGCTTATTCTTTATATGGCTAAAAATGACCTATATGAACAcgcatttgttttaataatgattttagattttaaataatgaatttttccattgtatttaattttatgttttttttgtaatattttaaatacacctACAAGGCCCTTAATGTAcgttttttatctattttacgATAAATCCAATTATATGATTTCAAACAAGTAGTAAACTCCCTTTTTCCTCAGGCTCGTACTCCCAACATATGAACCATAGATATGCTTATTGCAAGCCAGAAGATGCGATAATGCAAGAATTACGTCAGCAGATGAAAAAGAacggtgacgtcacatcacCAAGTCCAAACGTAGCCCCAAAGCAGAAAAAACGAAGTAAGGATGAGTTCTATTAcgtcattattttaaaatgtataacgTCATGGCATGGTCTATTATCGAGTAATACTATATAAATGGAGGAtggtccggcgccgtggcaaagtgttTAGCGCCCTTGCGTTCAGCTAGAATTTAGGGTTCCGGGCTCCGagctgctgccattgtggacATGTGTTTATTTGCAAGACACAtatcggcaattgctctaacccagtggtcccttattgttgtctaaattatcagcgaAACATTGAGTATACCATCACTTGATCCGAGGGTGAATAAGTTACAACCATGGTCACAATTGCTTAATATAACAACCCGCTTCTAATTGTATTACACAGTATTCAAAATGATAATATCATTTTTCTTTTAGGGACTTCCCCACAATCTCCATACAACGCAGAGGCTCCCCAAACCGGGAATTCCCCATCGCGTAACCACTTGCCTTCTTTCTTCGGTGGATTCTTCGGGAAAGACGCGATAGAGACTCCGCTAACAAAGGCTTCTGTTTCCGACGAAACACCGGCTGCAATCTATGAAAAGTTGATGCTACAAGCACAAGAGAAACTTCGCATATCCAGTATTTATTCAGGAAGTTCTTCACACGACCTAACCAGCGACCCTAACAGTAGCGGAGATGAAAAATCTGTGAAACGAAGCAAGACTGAGTCCCCAGTCAAAAAAGATTTTGAAGAGTCAGCGACACCAAGCGAGGACAATAACTCGATTAAACAGTCGCAAGGTGGCGCgtcaccttttaattctactTCACCTCGCAAATCAAGCGAAgacaagaaaacaaatttcatttctgcctctgacgtcacaatttcaCCTTCTACGTCACCATCACATTCTATTATGTCGTCATCGCCGCAAGAAATGTCGATAATTGCGCCGGAAGACAGCCAAGTCACGCTGAAAGGTTCTGCTTCATTTCTTCACATTCCAGTTGCCGCTGACCTTTCATGAAAGGTCATGATGCATGGTCCCTACGTCATGGTTATGACGTTTTCACTTCATGCTTTATATTcgtgaatattatttgttctTAGTACGACGCCTTTGTTTTCTTCAACATTTCGTTTCTTCATCCCCTCGCGCGCGCTGTacatattgttacgtcataattttcGTGCTGCCTAATTTCTTCACTGTTCGCCTACGTCATCCGAATTGCGTCATCACTAATTACGTCACTGCGTTCATATTCTTCACTAATTCCGGCTTGCCttttttattacgtcatacgcGCGTCAACCAAGTGCCTATTTGCGCAGGGGAACCCCCATTCttgcatgacgtcacatataaTCGAGCACTGTTTCGTCACACTTGCCGTACGTTCACGCCGCTTCATGTATTGCATGGGATTTTcggattgtttttttgcaccCCGTTTTTGTTCACCTTGCGCAGATTTTGTTGCAGAACTTTTAGAGTTGCAATTTTTTTCCTTGCGGATCTCTCGATTAAGTTGCAATTATTACGATACGCAGATAATGCGAAAGATCATAGTACGTTTCTTTGTTgatgcaatatttttttttgtattttgatgTCACACACAGCATTCCTGAACaataagaaacaaacaatCAAACGTCATAAAGGAACATTGTTAATCAAATTGACATTTTATATAAGTGTACCAACATTTGGAAAAAAGTGACATTTGGTGCTGCTTGCTGATAATATTGTgacaaatttgtaaatactGAAACTTGGGCCAAgattttacattatttctaTTGTACCAGATCATGCATATTTACCGCACAATAAAAAGAACTAACAGGATTTTTGCCTTAATTTTTCAGCAGCTGTTAAGTGGCATATTCGGTAAGAACGCTGGATTGAAAGTTGAGGTTACTGGGTACGAATCTCAGAGCGAACTGCATTTTCCAAAACTCATGAAGTGAGAGTAAGTGCAGTCGTACGGGATGGCAAAAGCGAGTCAGATTCTGTATGATGTCTAATTGCCGTAAAACATTGAATAACGTTTTCTTATATTAGCAACATGCAAACGCAAGTAAAAATGGACAAAACGAAAAAGAAAAACGCAATAAACTGCTTCAAGACGCTTTCTACATGCCACCTTTATTACTAAAGAATATGTATGCTTACTAGTGAAGAGGCAAGCGCTGTATGTTATACCAATGTGTCAAGGTAGCAGTAGAAAGAAGTACGAAACGTGAAAATTACACTACGTTTCTTCATACCAGATAAATCATTAAAAGATTAGTTACAATATGCCGGGTAGCAGAAGTTATAGAATATTTGAATTCGACCGTGCATTTAcattatttgcatttttaagtGTTAAGAAATCTTATATaggttttaaactgtatttattGACTTTGAAGTCTTTAATTCGTCGACCGTAGGATTGGATTACGAAAGCGAAGCTTCGAGGGTagcatgtgacgtcatagctAATTGAAACAGGTAGAAACTGTTGACATTGTGATGCAACGAAGCATTGTTACACctaattacgtcataatgtcgCTTCGTTTAACAACAATGCGCGGGGggaatttaaatttcaaacgAAAGTTAGCTTGAAAAATTGGAATTTTCGCGAAACTGAGAAACGGGTTATAAAAACAAGCGAATGAAATGTCGTTTTAAACCTAGAGAAGGCAGACTTAAAGTCTACATTTCTGTGGTTGGAGCCTTTGCTTCTAAACGAAAGGTGACGGATTCGAGGCTCGGCGATGCCACCtttgttggtgttttattGGAAACGACAAGATCAGTGACAAAATGTCCTGTGGCCGTCGGTTTCATAGTTGTTTATGCGTAACGATTGTaccttgctttatcctcgcgtgcaCGGGAAAGgtcagtcgatataacacggatgttctgtttcatacacctggtgtcAGCTTACTAGTTGGCgcgtatgtagctttgtgacagactgtttttatgtatgcctGACATTGTGGATACCCCACTAGTGACCACTGCGTTGGAGAAATTGTCGccaagtgtcttgtccaaggacacgtGCCCTCGATGGTGGCAACGACGAAACTTTATTTATGTCGCAAAGTGTGCAGAAATCATGTTTAAACTATtcttattagttttatttgtttgtgtttgttacGGGAACGAAGTTAGATACAGAAGGAACGAAAAAAGATGCAGAATCCCGTTAAACTCTCAAAACAGGtagttttttttgaaatatttaatgaatgtagcttatttatccttgcgtagcGGAGCAGCcaagtcgttacaacacgggtgttctgttttatacacctagtacccgcttacgagttaccacgtatgtcatttatttattttagcgagcgggtaacgacagtcgctataacacgggcgttctgtttcatacacctcgtgcccacttacgagttaccacgtatttgcATACTTCGACGTCAACGTAGTAAAAGTTAATCAAAACCTTCAAGGAAACAATGTCGAAGTATTATGAAGCAAGCGTACGTTCAGTACTCCTACAAACTTTCACGATTTGACCAATCTGCTTTGAAAAATTCTAAAATGGGCACTAGCACCGCCAAGTGTCCAACAATGACTGaaagttacgtcataaacgaaAATTCCCCGACGGCGAGAAGCACATCGCCTTACGTCACAGAACTAGTTTATGACAACAAACGGTGAGTGAAGAGTTTAATATTTGACTGTAACCGCTCTATTCAAAgctgttaaacaaaaatttgtcGCAAATATGTGCAGATGACGATAAATACAATGTCTGGTTGTGACAGATGCGACTTTTTATTGATTAgcctatgttttatttttatgtagatatgtgtgtattttaatttaccacGTCTACCATATATCCTGAAACGACAGagcctttttatttaatgttttaaacaa
It includes:
- the zf(c2h2)-33 gene encoding zinc finger protein (The RefSeq protein has 12 substitutions compared to this genomic sequence), giving the protein MFHSKITSQSESCYFGSFRWSRKKKVLKFFLREVCKVCGKAFINIYRLQRHMLTHNAGNRKFSCDTCGKAFKYKHHLKEHSRIHSGEKPYMCPNPRCMKRFSHSGSYSSHVSSKKCINSSRMELSRHQNSSVTSPYGFVTSKREWNEGQPDASSLEKDGNNSIMMQLVENTSVIDNEETRKRDEGQRMEDDDWSVIEKESFTISKENEVQTSQQTFITSRGVFISDENANGTVKDNNNNPLDTPSYHNSGTESSGSSSSENLNSLKLLRHKIVTSNYPDVITSTATSSESNFGNWNDSLRGQDSLTARRIMKTSPISENNTQEPFGKQQQRHRLDQNILQELKGSADNVTNKSYVMNNFLSSVQANGDRPWIPNLFDEKSLSPRHNTEPTSPPNSVTTSSHSYDATKRYRDAWSNSNSNNSNIAPYNFMLQQQIMQAALANAASGRVPMMQPSVLQQALAIVSANNWNMEKTENRTEVPAMEKRRDSGNHANNPQNEPLDLSAKKRNERVSESGIPSSAVMTTPNTAVQAFQQMIRNNAMSSNAFTSLFPGGIPLSPQTLTSPAALSPPIPPEVLYAQQLQHYLSSGLYPLDGANVLRNQMNQSAASNFSVKRGRPKKRSFGDANSPNRLNPNKQFLYDSMPTRRGPPFSERDIGFSLAGPRQNGDRLSAAVPHISPMPTDMPYKCDICDKSFQKQSSLTRHKYEHTGKRPHHCNECGKSFKHKHHLIEHQRLHSGEKPYQCDKCGKRFSHSGSYSQHMNHRYAYCKPEDAIMQELRQQMKKNGDVTSPSPNVAPKQKKRRTSPQSPYNAEAPQTGNSPSRNHLPSFFGGFFGKDAIETPLTKAPVTDETPAAIYEKLMLQAQEKLRISSIYSGSSSHDLTSDPNSSGDEKSVKRSKTESPVKKYFEKSATPSEDNNSIKQSQGGASPFNSTSPRKSSEDKKTNFISASDVTISPSTSPSHSIMSSSPQEMSIIAPEDSQVTLKGSASFLHIPVAADLS
- the il-17-2 gene encoding interleukin 17-2 precursor, whose translation is MFKLFLLVLFVCVCYGNEVRYRRNEKRCRIPLNSQNRKQCRSIMKQAYVQYSYKLSRFDQSALKNSKMGTSTAKCPTMTESYVINENSPTARSTSPYVTELVYDNKRIPRYLPQSKCLCSGCIASSNGRETLVGKSVPLVAQIKVMRRNKTNSYSVVTEDVTIGCTCVLNV